GTTTTTAAATGGACTAATATCGTCATGAAAAGGCAATGCACAGGAATAACTTCTTTTAAATATTCTTATTTTTTATTAATCGGTGCGATTCTGCTGAGTGGTTGTAACGACTCATCAAATGATAATTCGAATACACCAGAAACAGGTAAAAAGCCTGTCATGCGCTGTGCCCCTTAAACTTAAATAATAAAAAGAACCTCATTATGATTACACGTCGTAAATTTTTAAATTACTCTTTAAATATGGGTTTTGGTGCTGCGGCATTAGCAGCTTTTCCGTCTAGTATTCAAAAAGCTTTAGCAATTCCTGCAAATAATAAAACTGGCACCATTCAGGATGTCGAGCACGTTATTATCTTAATGCAAGAAAATCGATCTTTTGACCATTACTTTGGTACGTTAAAAGGGGTTCGAGGCTTCGCTGACCGTTTTACAATTCCTATGCCAAATGGCCGTCGTGTCTGGGAGCAGCTTAGACGTAATGGACAAGTTTTAACGCCGTTTCATTTAGATGGTACAGCCAATAATGCACAGCGTGCAAATGGTACACCGCATACGTGGAATGACAGTCAGTTGGCTTGGGACAATGGCCGTATGGCGAATTGGCCAACTTATAAGACCGACATATCTATGGGTTATTTTAAAGAAAAAGAAATTCCATATCAGTTTGCGCTTGCAAATGCCTTTACGATTTGTGATGCCTACCATTGTTCTATGCATACAGGAACCGACGCAAACCGATCTTTTCATTTAACTGGTACTAATGGGGCAACACCAACCAAGCGTTCATTTGTAAACAATGAGTGGGATTGGATTGATGGTAACCCTGCCACGGCAGATCGTGGTTATACATGGAAGACTTATGCTGAGCGTTTAGAAGAAGCAGGTGTAAGCTGGATTTGTTATCAAAATATGCCAGACGAATGGGGTGATAACATGCTCGGGGCATTTCGTACGTTTAGAAAGGCGAACATTGCATCTGGCTATCCTGTTGCAAGCGGTGGTGAACCCAATAAACCTTATGCCGATACAGGACAAAAGCTACCATATAAGGCCTATGATGCTGCAACGGATAATGCCAAAAATCCACTTTATAAGGGCATTGCAAATACCTTACCAGGCAATAAACCCGAAGAGTACCTCGATGCTTTTAAGCGAGACATTCGTGAGGGTAAATTGCCACAAGTCTCTTGGATTAATGCGCCATCAATTTACTGCGAACATCCGGACCCTTCAAGCCCAGTTCAAGGAGCTTGGTTTATTCAAGAAATTATTGATGCTTTAACTGCTGTACCAGAGGTTTGGAGTAAAACTGCTCTAATTATCAATTTCGATGAAAATGATGGTTACTTTGACCACGTACCGTCACCATCTGCACCATCACGACTTGCAAATGGTCAATACGCTGGCAAATCGACATTAAGTAGTGCTGATATGCAGGATGAATATTTTGACCATGCTGCACCTGAAGGAAGCCATTCTCAGCCTAAGCCAGATGGGCGTGTTTATGGCCCAGGCCCACGTGTTCCTTTATATGTTATTTCTCCATGGAGCCGCGGTGGTTGGGTGAATTCACAAGTGTTTGACCATACGTCTGTACTCATGTTTTTAGAAAAACGTTTTGGTGTGAAAGAGCCAAATATTAGTCCATACCGCCGTGCAGTATGTGGTGATTTAACCAGTGCATTTAACTTTAAAACCCCAAATGCAGATGTTTTACCACAGCTTAATGGCAAACAAACACGTGTGCAGGCAGATGCGCTAAGGGTAAATCAAGAAGCTTTGCCTGCTGTTCCTGTACCAACTGATATTAAATTACCAATTCAGCAAAGTGGCATACGTCTGTCACGTGCGCTACCTTACGAGTTGCACACCAGCGCGCGCTGTAATGCTGATGGCAAAGTGCAATTGATATTCTCTAATACAGGTACGCAAGCAGCAGTTTTTCATGTTTATGACAAGCTTAACTTAGACCGTATACCAAAGCGTTATATTGTCGAGCCGAATAAAACTTTAGACGATGAATGGGATGCTTTAAAAGATAACCTAGGTCGTTATGACTTATGGGTACTTGGTCCAAATGGCTACCATCGTCATTTTAAGGGGGATACTCAACGTATTGTTGATAATGGTGTTAAACCTGAAATTCGAGTGTGTTATGACATTGCTAATGGCGATGTTTATGTAGAACTTATGAATGAAGGAACCAAGGATACAATATTGACGGTAAAACCTTGTGCATACCGAAAAGATGAGCCGTTACAACTTACCGTAAAAGCCGGACAAATTGTTAAGCAGCATTGGGCTTTGGCTGACGTAGGGCATTGGTATGATTTTGAAATCACGAGTCAAAGTGATCCATATTATTATCGACGTTTTGCTGGCCGAGTCGAAACAGGGGAAGATTCTTTTAGTGATCCTGCAATGACTTAAGTTTGAATGAGGCAAAAAGAACAAATTATTTTCTTTTTGCCTCATTTTTTATAATAAAAATTTCTCTAAAACTTCACGAACTGTCTCAGAAATAGGTACAGTCTTACGCGTTTCGCGATCAACAAACACATGCACAAAATGTCCTTGAGCTGAGGCTTGATCTTGACCTTGTTTAAAGATTGCCAATTCATAACGTACTGAAGTTGTACCAATTTTACCAATTGCAACGCCCACCTGAATAATTTCAGGAAATGATAGCTCCTGAAAAAAGCTACAAGCTGAATCAACCACTAAGCCAATTGATGTTGCTTCATGAATATCAAAACCTGTTTTTTGAATCAGTAAAGCATTAGCAGCTGTATCGAAGTAACTATAGTAAGTCACATTATTCACATGACCATAAATATCGTTATCTGCCCAACGCGTTTGAATATCTAAGAAGAACTTAAATTGATCTCGGGTTTTTAAAACGGGTTTAGTCATCAATAAATCGCCTGATAAATTGCCAAAGCAGCCGCTTCTGTCATGTCACGTGGGTTATTTTGTAGCAAGCGAGTTTGCAACATGGCATCTTGAGCAAGTCTAGGTAAGCTCGACTCATCAATGCCCAAATCTCTAAGTTTTAACGTCAAACCACTACGATCTAAATGGTTTTGCATATGGTCAATAAACAAATCACACAAGCCATCGGTGCTGCCATTACTATATGGATCAAGCCATTGCATAAGCTCTGCATAGTATTTTTTTGCATCGGGTGCATTAAATTTTAATACTTCAACCAACACTAAAGCATTGGTATGACCATGCGACAAATGAAAATGACCGCCCAGTGGGTAAGCTAAAGCATGTACAGCAGCAACAGGAGAGTTTGCAAAGGCTTGACCTGCAAGCATTGAACCGAACAGCATGTTTTGCCTTGCTTCTAAATCATTACCGTTTTTAAGAACTTTCGGTAAGTTTTTGTTTAGTAACTTCAAAGCATGTTTGGCTAAAATATCGGTATAAACATTTTTTTTGTGCTTAGAGGTATACGCCTCAATAGCATGTACCATCGCATCAATACCTGTTGCAGCAGTAATGTGGGCTGGAAGGTTTTGAGTAAAGGTAGCATCAAGAATTGCTATGTCAGCGTAAAGAACTGGCGAGACAATCCCCATTTTTGTAGTCTCGCCGGTAGTCACAATTGATATAGGTGTTACTTCTGAGCCTGTGCCTGCTGTCGTTGGAATTAAAATAAGTGGAAGGCGAGAGGTTGTTACTTGGTTTACACCATACATCTCTTGCAAACTTTGAGTTTGGTTGGGGTGTGCGAGCAGCGCGATTACTTTTGCCACATCTAAAGAACTTCCACCACCAAAACCAATAATCGCATCTACATTTTGCTGTTTTGCATAGTTGGCTGCATCTAAAACGACTTGTTCTGGTGGATCAGCCTGAACATCTGCATAAACGACATATTCAATATTGAGGCTATCTAAAATTTGAAGGATAGGGCGGTGTAATTGATTTTTGATCATGCCTGCATCGGTGACCAATAATAATTTACGGTAAGCTTTTGATGACAAAACATTTTGTAATTCTTGTATAGAGCCTAAGCCAGAGATGATATTTGGAACGGTTTGAAATTGAAAATGGCTCATATACATTATTTCCTTATTCTTGAACATTATTGTTGAACGGTTCTATAAGATTCAATCTTCAAATAACTTAGCATAAGACACCTTAAAATAAAGTAGTTCTGGCGTGATTATGTTGAGTGTTGTATGAGATAAGCACTATTTTTTTGTGGTCGGAGTAGGGTAGTAGACCAGAATAGCGTAAGTAATTTAAACCTCCCTTGTAAGGTGGGCTTTTTGTTATTTATAGGCTTGTGTAGATTTTCGAGCGGCGTACTAATTTATATAATGCCTTAACAATTTATAATTTTATTCGGTTTTAAAAAATGAAAATTTCTAAAACTTTACTGAGTGTTATTGGATGTACTTGCTTTATGCTTAGTTCCACAGCAATGGCGAAAACCAACTCTGGCGTATATTCACCTCAAAAGGGCATAATTTGTGACAAGTATATTTGTGCTGACAAAAAAGGTGTCTCTAAAAAACTGACCGCTAAATACTTAGGTACTTATAAAGCGAACAAGGCCTTCTCTCAAGGTGATTTTGATACTTCTGCATTTACGCTTTCAAATGGTGTGTTCTGCGATACTAAAACGAAACTATGCCATGTTGATCGATACTTTGAGAATGGTCATCGTAGCAAAATTGATAGAACCATGACTGATAAACTTTTTAAAAATAAATGATTTTTGTCCTAATTCTACTTAAAAGCCCATAATATTTGGGCTTTTAAGTAGGTAATATGAGATAAATAGATTACTAATTAAAAACTATCTAAGCTCTGAAAAATAAGTTTTTACTTAGGTTTTCTGAATATATCAATAAAAACTAGTTTGATAAGTTGTATTACTGGCATTTAAAAAATTTATGGGTTTGCAATTATAATGACTATAACATTTGTTTTAATTGCAGTAGACTCCTAGCCTGCCAAATCCTTAATCATTATAGTGGATAGTAAGGCAAAACGATTATCGAATTAATTAGATAAACAGAGATTTTATTCAAAATAGTTAACTACCTGATGTCTGTCACTTATCGGATTTAATAAAAATATTTAGATACTTGTTTATACTAAGTGTTCAAAATAAAAACAGGATAATGATGTGAAAAAGATAATTCTAGCGACAATAATGAGCTTTGGTGGAATAGGGAGTACTTTTGCAGAATGTACTTATAACTTTGATGCAACGCTAACTCAATTACAATCTTTAGGTAATACTTCTATTCAGAAGTTTCCAAATATTACAGGAAATAAGTTTTCTTATAAGACATCTCAACAAAGTCCAATTTATGCGGCTTATAGTCAGGACTATCTTACAAGAGTATTAGCCGCAAATGATTCTCAGGCTTCGCTTTATACACGTGGTGACAAAATTATACCCACAACAGGAATTATAGCTTTTGAATATAAAATTAAAGTTCCTACACTAGGCAATACTGGTTATGTAAATATTTTCCCAACTCTTGCAGCAGGTATTATGCAGAATGGTAAGGCTGTGAATTTTTTAGTTGCGTACCAACATGGGCCTACGGTTAATAACTTTTATATTAAAACTACATCAAATGATAGCGCGGTAGTTTCTGATCTTTTTAACTTAGCTCCGGAAGTTACTTCTGATGGTTATCAAAAAATCGGTATCTATATTAATCAGAATTCTAATCAAGTTGGTTTAGTTTTTAATGGGGTTAACAAAGGTTATTTTGCTACTTTCCCATCCAAACTAGATAACTTATATTTTTCATTAACCTCTAATTTTTATGATTTAGCCGTAACTGATGTAAATAAAGATGTTTCGATTGAGTTTCTACTTGATCAATCAAAAATTACACAAACTTATCCGACTGGTACTAAAGATATTTGTGGAGTAGCTTTGTAAAAAGTCTGTTAAATTTAAAAAAATTCTCATCAGCCACTTTCGAGTGGCTTTTTTACAGTTAAACGAAAGTGAGATGAACAGAACAAATTATTCCTTATTTCTGCGAGGAATGAGTTTCAGTTCCAGATTATTAAGATCTATGATTTGATTAGATGAATCAACAAGCTTTAATTTTAGTTGATCATCTGAATTCTTCTTAAAAACTTTCACGACATCTTTATCTGCTTCAATAAAATTACTACCAGATTCAAGCATGGCAAGCAAAACAATATTTAGACTTTTACCTTTTTTGGTAAGTAAGTATTCTTTGCGCTCTCGTACACCCACTTCTTTATAAATTGATAGTTCAAATATTTCTAATTGAATGAGGTGT
This window of the Acinetobacter sp. XH1741 genome carries:
- a CDS encoding thioesterase family protein, which produces MTKPVLKTRDQFKFFLDIQTRWADNDIYGHVNNVTYYSYFDTAANALLIQKTGFDIHEATSIGLVVDSACSFFQELSFPEIIQVGVAIGKIGTTSVRYELAIFKQGQDQASAQGHFVHVFVDRETRKTVPISETVREVLEKFLL
- a CDS encoding iron-containing alcohol dehydrogenase produces the protein MSHFQFQTVPNIISGLGSIQELQNVLSSKAYRKLLLVTDAGMIKNQLHRPILQILDSLNIEYVVYADVQADPPEQVVLDAANYAKQQNVDAIIGFGGGSSLDVAKVIALLAHPNQTQSLQEMYGVNQVTTSRLPLILIPTTAGTGSEVTPISIVTTGETTKMGIVSPVLYADIAILDATFTQNLPAHITAATGIDAMVHAIEAYTSKHKKNVYTDILAKHALKLLNKNLPKVLKNGNDLEARQNMLFGSMLAGQAFANSPVAAVHALAYPLGGHFHLSHGHTNALVLVEVLKFNAPDAKKYYAELMQWLDPYSNGSTDGLCDLFIDHMQNHLDRSGLTLKLRDLGIDESSLPRLAQDAMLQTRLLQNNPRDMTEAAALAIYQAIY
- a CDS encoding YcgJ family protein, which codes for MKISKTLLSVIGCTCFMLSSTAMAKTNSGVYSPQKGIICDKYICADKKGVSKKLTAKYLGTYKANKAFSQGDFDTSAFTLSNGVFCDTKTKLCHVDRYFENGHRSKIDRTMTDKLFKNK
- a CDS encoding DUF4882 family protein is translated as MKKIILATIMSFGGIGSTFAECTYNFDATLTQLQSLGNTSIQKFPNITGNKFSYKTSQQSPIYAAYSQDYLTRVLAANDSQASLYTRGDKIIPTTGIIAFEYKIKVPTLGNTGYVNIFPTLAAGIMQNGKAVNFLVAYQHGPTVNNFYIKTTSNDSAVVSDLFNLAPEVTSDGYQKIGIYINQNSNQVGLVFNGVNKGYFATFPSKLDNLYFSLTSNFYDLAVTDVNKDVSIEFLLDQSKITQTYPTGTKDICGVAL
- a CDS encoding phosphocholine-specific phospholipase C; this encodes MITRRKFLNYSLNMGFGAAALAAFPSSIQKALAIPANNKTGTIQDVEHVIILMQENRSFDHYFGTLKGVRGFADRFTIPMPNGRRVWEQLRRNGQVLTPFHLDGTANNAQRANGTPHTWNDSQLAWDNGRMANWPTYKTDISMGYFKEKEIPYQFALANAFTICDAYHCSMHTGTDANRSFHLTGTNGATPTKRSFVNNEWDWIDGNPATADRGYTWKTYAERLEEAGVSWICYQNMPDEWGDNMLGAFRTFRKANIASGYPVASGGEPNKPYADTGQKLPYKAYDAATDNAKNPLYKGIANTLPGNKPEEYLDAFKRDIREGKLPQVSWINAPSIYCEHPDPSSPVQGAWFIQEIIDALTAVPEVWSKTALIINFDENDGYFDHVPSPSAPSRLANGQYAGKSTLSSADMQDEYFDHAAPEGSHSQPKPDGRVYGPGPRVPLYVISPWSRGGWVNSQVFDHTSVLMFLEKRFGVKEPNISPYRRAVCGDLTSAFNFKTPNADVLPQLNGKQTRVQADALRVNQEALPAVPVPTDIKLPIQQSGIRLSRALPYELHTSARCNADGKVQLIFSNTGTQAAVFHVYDKLNLDRIPKRYIVEPNKTLDDEWDALKDNLGRYDLWVLGPNGYHRHFKGDTQRIVDNGVKPEIRVCYDIANGDVYVELMNEGTKDTILTVKPCAYRKDEPLQLTVKAGQIVKQHWALADVGHWYDFEITSQSDPYYYRRFAGRVETGEDSFSDPAMT
- a CDS encoding helix-turn-helix domain-containing protein, with the translated sequence MSNQIIPDQKFSADVCGIFKITEILNDKWTILLLREAFYGVTKFNDFLENTGISKQILSNRLKHLIQLEIFELSIYKEVGVRERKEYLLTKKGKSLNIVLLAMLESGSNFIEADKDVVKVFKKNSDDQLKLKLVDSSNQIIDLNNLELKLIPRRNKE